The following are encoded together in the Anguilla rostrata isolate EN2019 chromosome 19, ASM1855537v3, whole genome shotgun sequence genome:
- the LOC135245992 gene encoding protein bicaudal D homolog 1-like yields the protein MAAGGGCGETVDQCREEIERLVRDLAEANREKIRAAECGLVVLEENQALKQQYADLEAEQETLKQELEQLQEAFGQAYSTQRKVAADGESNEEVLLQESASKEAYYMGRLLELQAEVKQCRSLTSNTVAENERLSALLQELRESEEVLELQRSRLKEEIQEYKFRETRLLQDYSELEEENISLQKLVSHLKQSQVEYEGLKHEIKVLEEETALLNSQLEEALRLRQISQSQLEEALDSLRSEREARNGLRKELAHYLILTDSMYTVGGHLLDHAPAVVPGNDDEARCNGHTPGNGTGAGDADGASEAPGGESGSAGGEGEAPPPASDLFSEMNLNEIQNLKQQLLQVEREKAALLATLQESQAQLQQMQGALGEQHRRVRRLSESLLSMRRLQGPARGHQDGSAPSPSSSPPPRCRDCELEAHSVELLQCKYRVAVTEVVGLQGELKALRETYRRSVDCLEGERARGEDRLRALHEHAARLEQSRQEGRARIGGLEAELRAAEGAASEGRGMLSAAQEELAGLSEDLAQLYHHVCLCNDETPSRVALDYYRQGRAPPRGGGCPALRGSDDVRALLSPRLARRLSAAPPADSAPSRAPHSSSSSSSSSSSSPVPEPGREPQNLYHLLAVVREQVRHLQRAVHRALQLSRQRAAARQLAPEPADPALAPDKDKEACLEEILKLKSLLSTKREQVATLRLVLKANKQTAEVALANLKSKYDAEKAMVTGTMTKLRNELKALREDAATFSSLRAMFATRCDEYMTQLDQMQRQLAAAEDEKKTLNSLLRMAIQQKLALTQRLEDLECDHEQTRRGRASKVARIKSSPPKLPAGYRASPSLTPSAPGSPPALEAPPTSSSSPWATPAPTFHLGHPHWTLGVQAFTVDPQLFSAEACPSSRHSPPDSRPAASCPPSSAPASPLRARHPPHGAARTHPLADAARSGSAVTPPPRPSQPGPYAYNSHHAQH from the exons ATGCGGAGAGACGGTGGATCAGTGCCGGGAGGAGATAGAACGGCTCGTCCGGGACCTTGCGGAGGCCAACCGAGAGAAGATCCGGGCGGCGGAATGCGGTCTTGTGGTACTGGAGGAGAACCAGGCTCTGAAGCAGCAGTATGCGGACTTGGAGGCCGAACAGGAGACGCTGAAGCAGGAGCTGGAACAGCTGCAGGAG gcgttCGGCCAGGCCTACTCCACTCAGCGCAAGGTGGCAGCGGACGGCGAGTCCAACGAGgaggtgctgctgcaggagtCGGCCTCCAAGGAGGCGTACTACATGGGCCgcctgctggagctgcaggccGAGGTGAAGCAGTGCCGCTCCCTCACCTCCAACACGGTGGCCGAGAACGAGCGGCTCAGCGCGCTGCTGCAGGAGCTCCGAGAG agtgaggaggtgctggagctgcAGAGGAGCAGGTTGAAGGAGGAGATCCAGGAGTACAAGTTCAGGGAGACGCGGCTCCTGCAGGACTACtctgagctggaggaggagaacatcTCCCTGCAGAAACTGGTGTCCCATCTCAAACAGAGCCAG GTGGAGTACGAGGGCCTGAAGCACGAGATcaaggtgctggaggaggagacggcGCTGCTCAACAGccagctggaggaggcgctACGCCTGCGGCAGATCTCCCAGAGccagctggaggaggcgctggACTCCCTGCGGAGCGAGAGGGAGGCGCGCAACGGCCTGCGCAAGGAGCTGGCGCACTACCTCATCCTGACGGACAGCATGTACACGGTGGGCGGCCACCTCCTCGACCACGCCCCCGCCGTCGTCCCCGGCAACGACGATGAAGCCAGGTGCAACGGCCACACCCCCGGAAACGGCACCGGCGCCGGCGACGCCGACGGGGCGTCCGAGGCCCCCGGGGGGGAGAGCGGCTCCgccggcggggagggggaggcgccGCCGCCCGCCTCGGACCTCTTCAGCGAGATGAACCTCAACGAGATCCAGAACCtgaagcagcagctgctgcag gtggagcGGGAGAAGGCGGCGCTGCTGGCCACGCTGCAGGAGTCGCAGGCGCAGCTGCAGCAGATGCAGGGCGCGCTCGGCGAGCAGCACCGCCGCGTGCGCCGCCTCAGCGAGAGCCTGCTGTCCATGCGCCGGCTGCAGGGCCCCGCCCGCGGCCACCAGgacggctccgccccctcgccctcctCGTCCCCGCCGCCCCGTTGCCGCGACTGCGAGCTGGAGGCGCACAGCGTGGAGCTGCTGCAGTGCAAGTACCGGGTGGCGGTGACGGAGGTGGtcggcctgcagggggagctgaAGGCCCTGCGGGAGACGTACCGGCGCAGCGTGGACTGCCTGGAGGGGGAGCGCGCCCGGGGGGAGGACCGTCTGCGGGCGCTGCACGAGCACGCCGCCCGCCTGGAGCAGAGCCGCCAGGAGGGCCGCGCCAGGATCGGcgggctggaggcggagctgcgGGCGGCGGAGGGCGCGGCCAGCGAGGGGCGGGGCATGCTGAGCGCGGCGCAGGAGGAGCTGGCGGGCCTCAGCGAGGACCTGGCCCAGCTCTACCACCACGTCTGCCTGTGCAACGACGAGACGCCCAGCCGGGTGGCGCTGGACTACTACCGGCAgggccgcgccccgccccgggGAGGGGGCTGCCCCGCCCTCCGGGGCTCCGACGACGTCCGGGCGCTCCTGTCGCCCCGCCTCGCCCGCCGACTCTCCGCGGCCCCCCCCGCGGACTCCgcgccgtccagagccccgcactcgtcctcttcctcgtcgtcgtcctcctcgtcctcgccGGTCCCCGAGCCGGGCCGGGAGCCCCAGAACCTGTACCACCTGCTGGCCGTGGTCCGCGAGCAGGTCAGGCACCTGCAGCGCGCCGTGCACCGCGCCCTGCAGCTGTCCCGCCAGCGGGCCGCCGCCCGCCAGCTCGCCCCCGAGCCCGCCGaccccgccctcgcccccgaCAAGGACAAGGAGGCCTGCCTGGAGGAGATCCTCAAGCTCAAGTCCCTGCTCAGCACCAAGAGGGAGCAGGTCGCCACGCTGCGGCTCGTCCTCAAGGCCAACAAGCAG acgGCGGAGGTGGCGCTGGCCAACCTGAAGAGCAAGTACGACGCGGAGAAGGCCATGGTGACGGGGACCATGACCAAGCTGCGCAACGAGCTGAAGGCCCTGCGGGAGGACGCCGCCACCTTCTCCTCCCTCAGAGCCATGTTCGCCACCAG gtgtgacgAGTACATGACTCAGCTGGACCAGATGCAGAGGCAGCTGGCGGCGGCGGAGGACGAGAAGAAGACGCTGAACTCGCTGCTGCGCATGGCCATCCAGCAGAAGCTGGCGCTGACGCAGAGGCTGGAGGACCTGGAGTGCGACCACGAGCAGACCCGCCGCGGCCGCGCCAGCAAGGTGGCCCGGATCAAGAGCAGCCCCCCCAAACTGCCCGCGGGGTACAGGGccagcccctccctcaccccctctgcGCCGGGCAGCCCGCCGGCCctggaggctccgcccacctcctcctcctcgccctggGCGACGCCGGCGCCCACCTTCCACCTGGGGCACCCGCACTGGACCCTGGGGGTGCAGGCCTTCACGGTGGACCCCCAGCTCTTCAGCGCCGAGGCCTGCCCCTCCTCTCGCCATTCCCCGCCGGACTCTCGACCCGCCGCCTCCTGCCCCCCGAGTTctgcccccgcctccccgctgAGGGCGCGGCACCCGCCCCACGGTGCCGCCAGGACACACCCCCTCGCCGATGCCGCGCGCTCGGGCTCCGCggtcacccctccccccaggcccAGCCAGCCTGGTCCCTATGCCTACAACTCCCATCATGCCCAGCACTGA